One segment of Gemmatimonadaceae bacterium DNA contains the following:
- a CDS encoding thiolase family protein: MILSAVRTPFGTFGGTLRDLSAVDLTVAAATAAMERAGVQPADIGHSIFGNVIQSTTDTVYFARHVALKAGCPIEVPALTVNRLCGSGFQAIISGAHELITGDADVCLVGGGESMSTVPHAARGLRWGLPYGASPKLEDLLFDGLTDSWCQTPMGITAENLEAAYHLGRAAADEFALRSQHLTRDAWANGLIRDEIVPVPVVDRKTRQVVPFARDEHARPESTFESLTKLKPVFRPDGVVTAGNASGLNDGAGALVIARADWARERGLRPLARLVSWGVSGVEPRIMGIGPVSAARMALGRAGLTLDQMDLVEVNEAFATQALAVQKELGIPLDKFNLHGGAIAIGHPLGASGARIAAHVTHALRLLGKKYALGSACIGGGQGIAVVIESLS, encoded by the coding sequence GTGATCCTTTCCGCCGTGCGCACCCCGTTCGGCACCTTCGGGGGCACCCTGCGTGACCTGTCGGCAGTCGACCTGACGGTGGCGGCGGCGACGGCAGCGATGGAACGTGCCGGCGTGCAGCCGGCCGACATCGGCCACTCCATCTTCGGCAACGTCATCCAGAGCACCACCGACACGGTCTATTTCGCGCGGCACGTCGCACTCAAGGCGGGATGTCCGATCGAGGTCCCGGCACTGACGGTGAACCGTCTCTGCGGCTCGGGGTTCCAGGCGATCATCTCCGGGGCGCACGAACTGATCACCGGCGATGCCGATGTCTGCCTGGTCGGTGGCGGCGAGAGCATGTCCACCGTGCCCCACGCGGCCCGCGGGTTGCGCTGGGGACTGCCGTACGGCGCCTCGCCAAAGCTCGAGGACCTGCTGTTCGACGGGCTGACGGATTCCTGGTGCCAGACGCCGATGGGCATCACGGCGGAGAACCTCGAGGCGGCCTATCATCTCGGGCGCGCTGCCGCCGACGAGTTTGCGCTGCGCTCGCAGCACCTGACCCGCGATGCGTGGGCGAACGGCCTGATCCGGGACGAGATCGTGCCCGTCCCGGTGGTCGACCGCAAGACACGGCAAGTGGTGCCGTTCGCGCGCGACGAGCATGCGCGTCCGGAGAGCACGTTCGAGTCACTGACGAAGCTGAAGCCGGTGTTCCGCCCCGACGGTGTCGTCACCGCCGGAAACGCCAGCGGGTTGAACGACGGTGCCGGGGCGCTCGTCATCGCGAGGGCGGACTGGGCGCGCGAGCGCGGCCTGCGCCCGCTGGCGCGACTGGTGAGCTGGGGCGTGAGCGGCGTGGAGCCACGCATCATGGGGATCGGCCCCGTCTCGGCCGCCCGCATGGCGCTGGGGCGTGCCGGCCTGACGCTGGACCAGATGGACCTGGTCGAGGTCAACGAAGCCTTTGCGACGCAGGCGCTCGCCGTGCAGAAGGAGTTGGGCATTCCATTGGACAAGTTCAACCTGCACGGTGGAGCCATCGCGATCGGACATCCCCTCGGTGCGAGTGGCGCGCGCATCGCCGCGCACGTCACACATGCCCTGCGACTGCTTGGCAAGAAATACGCCCTTGGCTCCGCCTGCATCGGTGGTGGCCAGGGCATCGCCGTCGTGATCGAGTCGCTGTCGTGA
- a CDS encoding FAD-binding oxidoreductase, protein MTPQGFRGTFRDDDDARGVYSEAAGIARILPRAVAVPADEADVVTLAAWAQATHTPLVPRGAGSSMAGAAIGDGVVVDTTRLATIGPIDPETKRLWVGPGAVRDDVNAAANAAGLWFPVDPSSGPWATIAGMVATNAAGPHSLKHGAMRHWVTALDCVFDDGARATIRRGAELPTQARTVAAIRRFSTQAMSTIFTTAMAEPIARIRQAGVRKQSSGYALVDFAKSGDLVDLFVGSEGTLALIVGIELQLAPLPAGRVALCAGFPSLEAAVDAAGRATALGAATCELLDRTFLDVVRQGHAPVAIDPHLEALLLLDAEAPSQAEAEQLAAAITAAFTALGAEGLTQASTPAAIEALWHVRHAASPILSTMTHLGASMQFIEDTAVPPLALPEYVRGVRGILEHHGFPGVIFGHAGDANVHVNPLVDTSKPGWRARVEAALDEVVTLTAVLGGTLAGEHGDGRLRTPLLPRVWANDAMVLFDLVKRCFDPRGILNPGVKVALPGQVPLGQIKYDPELAALSPRATRALETVAADRAYGAFRLDLLDRPLTAG, encoded by the coding sequence ATGACACCACAGGGTTTCCGCGGCACCTTCCGCGACGATGACGACGCACGCGGCGTGTACTCGGAGGCGGCCGGCATCGCACGCATCCTGCCCCGCGCCGTGGCGGTGCCGGCGGACGAAGCCGATGTCGTGACGCTGGCCGCATGGGCCCAGGCCACGCACACCCCGCTGGTCCCGCGCGGTGCGGGGTCGTCGATGGCGGGCGCCGCGATCGGCGACGGCGTGGTGGTGGACACCACCCGGCTGGCAACCATCGGACCCATTGATCCGGAGACGAAGCGCCTCTGGGTGGGCCCGGGCGCGGTGCGCGACGACGTCAACGCCGCGGCGAATGCGGCCGGCCTCTGGTTCCCGGTGGACCCCTCGAGCGGCCCCTGGGCGACGATCGCCGGCATGGTCGCCACCAACGCGGCCGGTCCCCACTCGCTGAAGCACGGCGCCATGCGCCACTGGGTCACGGCCCTCGACTGCGTCTTCGACGACGGCGCACGCGCCACCATCCGCCGCGGCGCCGAGCTCCCGACACAGGCCCGCACCGTGGCCGCGATCCGGCGGTTCTCGACGCAGGCGATGAGCACGATCTTCACCACCGCCATGGCCGAGCCGATCGCGCGCATCCGGCAGGCGGGCGTGCGCAAGCAGTCGTCGGGGTACGCGCTGGTGGACTTCGCGAAGAGCGGCGACCTGGTGGACCTGTTCGTCGGGAGTGAGGGCACGCTGGCGCTGATCGTGGGCATCGAGCTGCAGCTGGCACCGCTGCCCGCGGGCCGCGTGGCCCTCTGCGCCGGCTTCCCGTCGCTCGAGGCGGCAGTGGATGCCGCCGGCCGCGCCACCGCCCTCGGCGCCGCCACCTGCGAACTGCTCGACCGGACCTTCCTCGACGTGGTGCGACAGGGGCACGCGCCGGTCGCGATCGACCCGCACCTGGAGGCGCTGCTGCTGCTGGATGCCGAGGCGCCGTCACAGGCGGAGGCGGAGCAGCTCGCGGCCGCCATCACGGCCGCCTTCACTGCCCTGGGCGCCGAAGGGCTCACGCAGGCGAGCACCCCCGCCGCGATCGAGGCGCTCTGGCACGTGCGCCATGCCGCCAGCCCGATCCTGAGCACGATGACGCATCTCGGTGCCTCGATGCAGTTCATCGAGGACACTGCCGTCCCGCCGCTCGCCCTGCCGGAGTACGTCCGCGGCGTGCGCGGCATCCTCGAGCACCACGGCTTCCCGGGCGTGATCTTCGGCCACGCCGGTGATGCCAACGTGCACGTGAACCCCCTGGTCGACACCTCGAAGCCGGGCTGGCGTGCACGTGTCGAGGCGGCGCTGGACGAGGTCGTGACACTCACCGCCGTGCTTGGCGGTACCCTCGCCGGCGAACATGGCGATGGCCGGCTGCGGACGCCCCTGCTGCCGCGGGTGTGGGCCAACGATGCGATGGTGCTGTTCGACCTCGTGAAGCGGTGCTTCGACCCGCGCGGGATCCTGAATCCCGGGGTGAAGGTCGCCCTCCCGGGCCAGGTGCCGCTGGGCCAGATCAAGTACGACCCGGAGCTCGCCGCGTTGTCGCCACGGGCGACGCGGGCGCTGGAGACGGTGGCGGCGGATCGCGCCTACGGCGCGTTCCGGCTCGACCTGCTGGACCGGCCGCTCACTGCGGGCTGA
- a CDS encoding NAD-dependent epimerase/dehydratase family protein yields the protein MSPTLRTVLVTGASGFLGSHTCRTLAAQGIAVRAHGRQRSRMPSAPGITPCLGDLRDLPTLTAAAAGCDAIVHAAALSAPWGPRAEFHATNVIGTEHVIAAARAAGVRRLVHISSPAVLFDGRDQHDLSDSAPYPRHFSSRYAETKQQAELRVRATPGDLECIILRPKAIYGEGDRSLVPRLLRAASAGRLPQVGDGRNRVDVTHVDDVVQAVECALHTRQGIGETFLITGGEHVLLWSLIRELLTGAGLPYPSRILSVRTALAAAAAMEVVAAVTRREPLLTRYSALILARTQTCDIGRARALLGYMPRVSSTDGVARTIDALRTRWLAI from the coding sequence GTGAGCCCAACACTCCGAACGGTCCTCGTCACCGGCGCCTCCGGCTTCCTCGGCAGCCACACCTGCCGGACCCTGGCCGCGCAGGGCATCGCCGTGCGTGCGCACGGCCGGCAGCGGAGCCGGATGCCCTCGGCCCCCGGCATCACGCCGTGCCTGGGCGATCTGCGTGACCTGCCCACCCTGACCGCCGCCGCCGCCGGGTGCGACGCCATCGTGCACGCGGCGGCGCTCTCCGCCCCCTGGGGACCGCGAGCCGAGTTCCATGCGACCAACGTCATCGGCACCGAGCATGTCATCGCCGCCGCCCGTGCCGCCGGCGTCCGTCGCCTGGTCCACATCTCGTCCCCCGCCGTGCTCTTCGATGGACGGGACCAGCACGACCTCAGCGACTCGGCGCCGTATCCGCGCCACTTCAGCAGCCGCTACGCCGAGACCAAGCAGCAGGCCGAGCTGCGCGTGCGGGCGACGCCGGGTGACCTCGAGTGCATCATCCTGCGCCCGAAGGCGATCTACGGGGAAGGGGATCGCTCGCTGGTGCCGCGGCTCCTGCGCGCCGCCAGCGCGGGGCGCCTGCCGCAGGTGGGTGACGGTCGCAATCGCGTCGACGTGACGCACGTGGACGATGTCGTGCAGGCCGTGGAGTGCGCGCTGCACACCCGGCAGGGCATCGGCGAGACCTTCCTCATCACCGGTGGTGAGCACGTGCTGCTCTGGTCCCTGATCCGCGAACTGCTGACCGGCGCCGGCCTGCCGTACCCGTCGCGCATCCTCTCCGTGCGCACCGCGCTGGCCGCTGCGGCCGCGATGGAGGTCGTCGCGGCGGTCACGCGCCGTGAGCCGCTCCTCACCCGCTACTCCGCCCTCATCCTGGCACGCACCCAGACCTGCGACATCGGTCGCGCGCGGGCGCTGCTCGGGTACATGCCACGCGTGAGTTCCACCGACGGCGTCGCGCGCACCATCGACGCGCTGCGCACCCGGTGGCTGGCCATATGA
- a CDS encoding MBL fold metallo-hydrolase translates to MSTTVRVRAFDTGYCVARAGLIARGTGWHEARCHAPAFLIEHPGHGPLLFDTGYAPRLLDAFRTWPARIYALATPTTIGMPLVAQLAGAGVAAHEVRTVIVSHLHADHVAGLLDFAAARFVVSGAALALQRRARGVDAVRRGIVQQLFPADFDRRATVIDAFAGEALPALGATHDLLGDGSVRLVPLPGHARGQLGAMLRTDTGDVLLCADGAWSTRAYRELRPPHPITRLMQDDLTELVATLDALRRFAAARPACTILPTHCPDTLRWAAGS, encoded by the coding sequence ATGAGCACCACGGTGCGGGTTCGTGCCTTCGACACGGGCTACTGCGTTGCGCGCGCCGGCCTGATCGCGCGCGGGACGGGGTGGCACGAGGCGCGCTGTCACGCGCCGGCCTTCCTCATCGAGCATCCGGGCCACGGTCCGCTGTTGTTCGACACGGGGTACGCGCCACGCCTGCTGGATGCCTTCCGCACCTGGCCCGCCCGCATCTATGCACTGGCCACACCCACCACCATCGGCATGCCGCTGGTGGCGCAGCTGGCCGGGGCAGGCGTCGCCGCGCACGAGGTGCGGACCGTGATCGTGTCGCACCTGCATGCCGACCATGTTGCCGGCCTCCTCGACTTCGCCGCCGCTCGGTTCGTGGTCAGCGGTGCCGCGCTGGCGCTGCAGCGGCGGGCGCGTGGTGTCGACGCGGTGCGTCGTGGCATCGTCCAGCAGCTCTTTCCCGCCGACTTCGACCGCCGCGCCACCGTGATCGACGCCTTCGCCGGCGAGGCACTGCCGGCGCTCGGCGCCACCCACGACCTCCTCGGCGACGGCAGCGTTCGCCTTGTGCCACTGCCGGGGCACGCACGCGGCCAGCTTGGCGCCATGCTCCGCACCGACACCGGCGACGTGCTGCTCTGCGCTGATGGTGCCTGGTCCACGCGTGCCTATCGCGAGCTGCGACCACCACACCCGATCACGCGCCTGATGCAGGACGACTTGACGGAACTGGTCGCGACACTCGATGCGCTGCGCCGCTTTGCGGCGGCCCGTCCCGCGTGCACCATCCTGCCGACCCATTGTCCCGACACCCTGCGCTGGGCCGCCGGCTCGTGA
- a CDS encoding beta-ketoacyl-ACP synthase 3, whose amino-acid sequence MTSAPTTTALPVRITGIGCYLPSRIVTNAELESQLGLEPGWIFDRTGVRERRRCTGESAAMMAAAAARDALVMAGLDARDLTAIIGASSTPQQAIPCTAVFVQRELGAPEGATACFDVNATCLSFLAALDVAARLVCGGAHRHVLVFSSENAGRSLNPDEPESAVLFGDAAAAVVVSPASGTGSALHGVHLRTWHSGAELSQIRGGGTLHHPNDPATTRGDNLFAMRGPSLFRKAAPLLLPFIDGVCDGAGWTRSDIAAVVPHQASRHGIELGWKRLGFREEQVITNLATRGNCIAASIPLAFAESIAAGRIVRGDRVLLFGLAAGLSLGGCAITY is encoded by the coding sequence GTGACGTCCGCGCCGACCACCACCGCACTGCCGGTGCGCATCACCGGCATCGGCTGCTACCTGCCGTCGCGCATCGTCACGAATGCGGAGCTCGAGTCGCAGCTCGGACTCGAGCCGGGCTGGATCTTCGATCGCACCGGGGTGCGCGAGCGGCGGCGCTGCACCGGCGAGAGCGCTGCCATGATGGCGGCGGCCGCGGCACGTGATGCGCTGGTGATGGCCGGCCTCGACGCCCGCGACCTGACCGCGATCATCGGCGCATCGAGCACGCCGCAGCAGGCGATCCCCTGCACGGCGGTGTTCGTCCAGCGCGAACTGGGCGCGCCGGAGGGTGCGACGGCCTGCTTCGACGTGAACGCCACCTGCCTCAGCTTCCTCGCCGCACTCGATGTCGCAGCCCGCCTCGTCTGCGGCGGGGCGCATCGACATGTGCTCGTGTTCAGCAGCGAGAACGCTGGCCGCAGCCTGAACCCCGATGAGCCGGAAAGCGCGGTGCTGTTCGGCGATGCGGCGGCGGCCGTGGTGGTGTCCCCGGCGTCCGGCACTGGCAGCGCGCTGCACGGTGTGCACCTCCGCACCTGGCACAGTGGCGCGGAGCTGAGCCAGATCCGCGGCGGCGGCACGCTGCATCACCCCAACGATCCCGCCACTACCCGCGGTGACAACCTCTTCGCGATGCGCGGCCCGTCCCTCTTCCGCAAGGCGGCGCCGCTGCTGCTGCCGTTCATCGACGGTGTCTGCGACGGCGCCGGCTGGACACGCTCCGACATCGCCGCAGTGGTGCCGCACCAGGCCAGCCGCCATGGCATCGAGCTGGGATGGAAGCGGCTCGGCTTCCGCGAGGAGCAGGTGATCACCAACCTCGCCACACGCGGCAACTGCATCGCCGCATCGATTCCGCTGGCGTTCGCCGAGTCCATTGCCGCCGGCCGGATCGTGCGGGGGGATCGGGTGCTCCTCTTCGGCCTTGCCGCCGGCCTGTCACTCGGCGGCTGCGCCATCACGTACTGA
- a CDS encoding phytoene/squalene synthase family protein, with amino-acid sequence MRPVPREVERWCRDILPRVSRTFALSVRVLPGELGRAVLAAYLLCRIADTIEDAPQRDALVKAATLDRFLHGFDDPASAAALAADLASWPGDAAHVELSGGTDRVFALFGALPVGTQRHVHRWVAEMTRGMRKFVLLYPDGIRIQTIEEYKEYCYYVAGTVGYMLTDLWHEHSHAVSETVYRRLREKSRQFGEALQTVNILKDVAADAEHENSIYIPEHALRAHGSGHATILSPAHSHANHAALTDLVKLAWADLEDAVRYLLMVPRRAWSIRTFCVWPLLFAFATLRDLTQTRAMLQHGGVVKITRREVKSLLVLAPILVGSNRAVRWLVERVKLRAFVLAGT; translated from the coding sequence ATGCGCCCCGTTCCCCGCGAGGTGGAGCGCTGGTGCCGCGACATCCTGCCCCGCGTCTCCCGCACGTTCGCGCTCAGCGTGCGTGTGCTGCCGGGCGAGCTGGGCCGCGCCGTGCTGGCCGCCTACCTGCTCTGCCGGATCGCGGACACGATCGAGGACGCGCCACAACGCGATGCCCTGGTCAAGGCGGCGACGCTCGATCGTTTCCTGCACGGCTTTGACGATCCAGCGTCCGCCGCGGCACTCGCCGCCGACCTGGCCTCCTGGCCGGGCGACGCCGCCCACGTCGAGCTCAGCGGCGGGACCGACCGCGTCTTCGCCCTCTTCGGCGCCCTGCCCGTGGGGACGCAGCGGCATGTCCACCGCTGGGTCGCCGAGATGACCCGGGGCATGCGCAAGTTCGTCCTGCTCTACCCGGACGGCATCCGGATCCAGACCATCGAGGAGTACAAGGAGTACTGCTACTACGTGGCCGGCACCGTGGGGTACATGCTCACCGACCTCTGGCACGAGCATTCCCACGCCGTGAGCGAGACGGTCTACCGCCGGCTCCGCGAGAAGAGCCGGCAATTCGGCGAGGCGCTGCAGACGGTCAACATCCTCAAGGACGTCGCCGCCGACGCCGAGCACGAGAACTCGATCTACATCCCCGAACATGCCCTGCGCGCGCACGGCAGCGGGCACGCCACCATCCTCTCGCCCGCCCACTCGCACGCCAACCACGCGGCGCTCACCGACCTGGTGAAGCTGGCCTGGGCCGACCTCGAGGATGCCGTGCGCTACCTGCTCATGGTGCCGCGTCGCGCCTGGAGCATCCGCACCTTCTGCGTCTGGCCGCTGCTGTTCGCCTTCGCCACGCTGCGCGACCTCACGCAGACCCGCGCCATGCTGCAGCACGGCGGCGTGGTGAAGATCACGCGCCGGGAAGTGAAGTCGCTGCTCGTCCTCGCTCCCATCCTCGTCGGCAGCAATCGTGCCGTGCGCTGGCTGGTGGAACGCGTCAAGCTCCGGGCGTTCGTGCTGGCTGGCACCTGA